Part of the Microbacterium sp. Clip185 genome is shown below.
GGCGAGCGAGACGACCGCATCCGGTTCGAGTCCGAGAGCCCGGCGCAGCTGCTCGCCGCGAACGGGCGCCGCGCCGTGACCGACCTGCTGCAGCTCGAGGGTGACCGAGAGGATCACAGCGCGACGGGCCGCCACCGAGCCGTAGTGGTGCTTGAGCACCGAGGTGCGGAAGCCGAGGTTCAGCTCCGTGGCGGGAACCGTGGCGACATCGCCGGTGGACTCGTCGATGAGCTCGACCTCGACGAGCGTCTGCGAGATGTCCTGACCGTACGCCCCGACGTTCTGCACGGGAGCCGCACCCACGGTGCCGGGGATGCCGCTCATCGCCTCGACGCCGGCGAGTCCCGCTGTCACGGTGTCGGCGACCAGCGCATCCCAGTCGTGCCCCGCCTGCACGCGCAGGCGCACGAAACCCTCGCGGGGCGACGGCAGCCGCTCGATCCCCCGGGTCAGCACGCGCACGACGGTGCCGTCGAAGGGCTCATCGCCCACCAGCAGGTTCGACCCTCCGCCGAGCACGAACCAGTCGTCGCCGTCCGCCCAGACCTCGCGCAGCGCGGCGATCAGCCCCTCGCGAGACCGCGCCTCGCGCATCCGCGCAGGGGCGGCACCCGTGGCCAGCGTGGTCAGCTGCGCGAGCGGCAGCGGTTCTACGGCGGTCATGCCTCGCGGGCCACCCGCACCTGCGCCTTGCCCAGCACGGTCGTGTCGGCGTGGGTCACCGTCAGGTCGATGCGCAGCGTCTCGTCGTCGATCTGGCCGACGGTGGCGACGACGCGCACGTCGGCTCCGGTCTCGGCATCGACGACGACGGGTCGCGTGAAGCGCACGCCGTACTCGCGGATGCGGCCGGCATCTCCGAGCCAGGGCACGATCGTCTCGACCGACAGCCCCATGGTGAGCATGCCGTGGGCGAGGACGCCGGGCAGTCCGACGCGGGCGGCGACGTCGTCGCGGAAGTGGATGGGGTTGAAGTCGCCCGACGCGCCCGCGTACCGCACGAGCGACTCGCGCGTCAGGTGCACGTCGCGCTCGGCGACGACCTGGCCGATCTCGTACGCGGTCATTCCTCGCCTCCGATCAGCAGGATGGATGTGGCGGTCACGACGTGTGCGCCGGCCGCATCCGTCACCTCGGCCTCGCTCGTGACCATGGCGCCCTTGCCCACGGCGCGCACGCCCGTCACGCGCAGCTGCGCCGTGAGCTCGTCGCCGGCGACGATGGGCCGCGAGTAGCGGAAGCGCTGCTCGGCGTGGATCGTGCGCTCGAGGGCGATCCCCGAGTCGGGCTCTGCGAGCAGCTGCTGCAGGGTGAGGTCCTGGATCACCATCGCGAAGGTCGGCGGCGCGACGACA
Proteins encoded:
- a CDS encoding UDP-N-acetylmuramate dehydrogenase, translating into MTAVEPLPLAQLTTLATGAAPARMREARSREGLIAALREVWADGDDWFVLGGGSNLLVGDEPFDGTVVRVLTRGIERLPSPREGFVRLRVQAGHDWDALVADTVTAGLAGVEAMSGIPGTVGAAPVQNVGAYGQDISQTLVEVELIDESTGDVATVPATELNLGFRTSVLKHHYGSVAARRAVILSVTLELQQVGHGAAPVRGEQLRRALGLEPDAVVSLAEVRETVLATRRSKGMVLDAEDADTRSAGSFFQNAVVSQEFARTLPAECPKWPLEPVIEPVRVIPLDRFDGYVPPAPVRSIDVKVSAAWLIEHAGIGKGFRIGRSRAAVSSKHALALTNRGGATAGEIAELARFIQQRVQQEFGLILQPEPVLVGVEL
- a CDS encoding MaoC/PaaZ C-terminal domain-containing protein produces the protein MTAYEIGQVVAERDVHLTRESLVRYAGASGDFNPIHFRDDVAARVGLPGVLAHGMLTMGLSVETIVPWLGDAGRIREYGVRFTRPVVVDAETGADVRVVATVGQIDDETLRIDLTVTHADTTVLGKAQVRVAREA
- a CDS encoding FAS1-like dehydratase domain-containing protein, whose protein sequence is MPVNPTLVERAFEPTPPYLVGREKVREFARAVFATDPQHTDPAAARALGYADVVAPPTFAMVIQDLTLQQLLAEPDSGIALERTIHAEQRFRYSRPIVAGDELTAQLRVTGVRAVGKGAMVTSEAEVTDAAGAHVVTATSILLIGGEE